One window of the Hoplias malabaricus isolate fHopMal1 chromosome Y, fHopMal1.hap1, whole genome shotgun sequence genome contains the following:
- the LOC136678726 gene encoding barH-like 1 homeobox protein: protein MHKCLLERAAFSRFAAFGMDAPSSGCSFGIESLLSRRPSSAHSEADSERSDPASPEQEAEEPQEEHEEPLEPEEQLQSPGPQPRTVTSSFLIRDILADCKPLAACAPYSSAHTHPLSHTHSHTAPHTEEDYADKVHSNSSSDCEYRVKDEAEREISSSDGSPSSRLKKPRKARTAFTDHQLAELERSFARQKYLSVQDRMELAASLNLTDTQVKTWYQNRRTKWKRQTAVGLELLAEAGSYSALQRMFAPPLFYPQTLDVGAGLYVYRGSSAPPPPAQRLLLPALPALHSTAADSLSALHGAIARPTPQR, encoded by the exons ATGCACAAATGTTTGCTTGAGCGCGCGGCGTTCTCCCGCTTCGCTGCGTTCGGAATGGACGCGCCGTCGAGCGGCTGCAGCTTCGGGATCGAGTCGCTGCTCTCCCGCAGGCCCAGCAGCGCGCACTCGGAGGCGGACAGCGAGCGTTCAGACCCCGCGTCCCCGGAGCAGGAGGCGGAGGAACCCCAGGAGGAGCACGAGGAGCCGCTGGAGCCGGAGGAGCAGCTCCAATCCCCGGGCCCTCAGCCGCGCACCGTCACCTCCTCTTTTTTAATTAGAGACATTCTGGCCGACTGTAAACCCCTGGCCGCGTGCGCCCCGTACAgcagcgcgcacacacaccctctgtcccacacacactcacacacagcaccacacacagaggAGGACTACGCTGACAAAGTGCACAGCAACTCTTCCTCAGACTGCGAGTACAGGG TGAAGGAcgaggctgagagagagatcTCCAGCAGTGATGGAAGCCCCTCGTCCAGGCTGAAGAAGCCCCGCAAAGCACGAACGGCCTTCACAGACCATCAGCTCGCTGAGCTCGAGCGCAGCTTTGCCCGCCAGAAATATCTGAGCGTTCAAGACCGCATGGAGCTCGCAGCATCCCTTAATTTGACCGACACCCAGGTCAAAACCTGGTACCAGAACCGCAG gaCTAAGTGGAAGAGGCAGAcggcagtgggtctggagcttcTGGCAGAGGCGGGAAGTTACTCTGCTCTTCAGCGGATGTTCGCTCCGCCGCTGTTTTACCCGCAGACTCTGGACGTGGGCGCGGGGCTGTACGTTTACCGCGGCTCCTCCGCCCCTCCGCCGCCCGCTCAGCGGCTTCTTTTGCCCGCGCTGCCTGCACTGCACAGCACCGCCGCCGACTCGCTCTCCGCCCTTCACGGAGCCATAGCACGGCCCACGCCGCAAAGATGA